DNA sequence from the Brachybacterium sp. P6-10-X1 genome:
GATGCGAGGGGACACACCAGGATGAGCGAACGCGAGGCCAGGTCCGCGATGCGCCGCGTCGGGCCGTCCGCCGGCCGACCGCCCGTTCCGGGGTGGCGCGCTGGGGTGAGGTCGTTGACCACAGTGACCCCGGCCCGCTTCACGCTGGCGGTGTTCACAGGGATGATCGCGCTGTTCACCGCGCTGCTGTCGCTCCCGGCCGCGACGACCTCCGGCCAGCGCACCGAGTTCGTCGACGCGCTGTTCACCGCAGTCTCCGCGATCTGCGTGACCGGATTGGTGACGGTGGAGACCGGAACCCACTGGTCAACCTTCGGTCTCACCGTGATCATGATCGCGATGAAGATGGGCGGCCTGGGGCTGATGACTCTGGCCTCCCTGTTGAGCCTGTCGGTGATGCATCGTCTCGGCCTGGCGCAGCGCGTGATGACCGCGACCGAGACGCGGGCGGAACGGCTGGCCGAGGTCGGCGGCGTGCTGCGCATCATCCTGATCACCTCGACCGCCTTCGAGGTGGCGACGTTCGTGACGCTGACCCCCTATATGTTCGCCACCGAGCACGGCATCGGGGAGTCGCTGTTCCTGGGACTGTTCTACGCGATCAGCGCCTTCAACAACGCAGGGTTCGTCCCCGAGGCGCAGGGAACCGCGCAGTACCTCGGTGACCCTTTCTTCTCGATCCCGATCGCGCTGGCGGTGTTCGTCGGTTCCCTGGGCTTTCCCGTGATCCTCGTGATCGTGAAAAAGCTGCGCACCCCGCGCCGTTGGAGCCTGCACGCCAAGCTGACGCTCACCACCACGGCGCTGCTGCTGGGCGTGGCCTGGCTGGGTTACCTGGTGCTGGAGTGGGCGAACCCCGCCACCCTCGGCGACGACCCGGTCCCCACCAAGATCCTCGCCTCCGGGTTCGCGGCGGTGATGCCGCGTTCGGGTGGCTTCGCGACGTTGGACGTGGCATCGATGACGGCGGAGTCGCGTCTGCTGACGGACCTGCTGATGTTCATCGGCGGAGGCTCGGGCTCGACCGCCGGCGGCATCCGGCTGACCACCTTCGCCCTGCTGATGCTGTCGATCTGGGCGGAGATCCGTGGCAACCCGGATGTCGAGGCCTTCGGTCGCCGCATCCCCCACGAGACGATCCGCCAGGCCATCGGGGTGCTGGTCATGAGCGCCACCGTGGTGTTCCTGTCGGTCTTCGCCCTGCTGCGGATGACCAGCTTCTCGCTGGATCAGTCGCTGTTCGAGGTGCTGTCCGCCTTCGGCACGGTGGGCCTGTCCACGGGCATCACCTCGGCGCTGCCCACCGAGGCGAAGGGGGTGATCATCGCCTGCATGTACATCGGCCGCCTGGGTCCGATGACGCTCGGCGCCGCCCTCGCCCTGCGCCACCGCACCCGCATGATCCAGCTCCCGTACGAGCGACCGATCGTCGGCTGATCGACGAACGCGGAGTCCGAGCGGTCGGCGAGGAACGAGCCGGCCACGCAGGACGAACGGGAGGAGAACAGCCCGGCCTGCCCTGTCCGTGGCCCCTGACGGCCGGATCCGGGCCACCCCGACCGGAAGCCGCGCCCCGGGGCGTCCCGACCGTAGACTGTGCCCGCTCGGCCCCGGGGCCCCGGTGCCGGGCAGGCGAGGAGGAGGAGCCATGGCACGCGGTGCGCGCGATGACGGTGTGCTGGTGATCGGTCTGGGCCGTTTCGGTGCCTCGATCGCCCTGACGCTCGAGAAGCTGGGCACGCAGGTGCTCGCGATCGACACCAGTGAGGAGCTGGTCCAGAAGTACTCCGGACAGCTCACCCACGTGGTGCGGGCCGACGCCACCCAGCCGGA
Encoded proteins:
- a CDS encoding TrkH family potassium uptake protein → MTPARFTLAVFTGMIALFTALLSLPAATTSGQRTEFVDALFTAVSAICVTGLVTVETGTHWSTFGLTVIMIAMKMGGLGLMTLASLLSLSVMHRLGLAQRVMTATETRAERLAEVGGVLRIILITSTAFEVATFVTLTPYMFATEHGIGESLFLGLFYAISAFNNAGFVPEAQGTAQYLGDPFFSIPIALAVFVGSLGFPVILVIVKKLRTPRRWSLHAKLTLTTTALLLGVAWLGYLVLEWANPATLGDDPVPTKILASGFAAVMPRSGGFATLDVASMTAESRLLTDLLMFIGGGSGSTAGGIRLTTFALLMLSIWAEIRGNPDVEAFGRRIPHETIRQAIGVLVMSATVVFLSVFALLRMTSFSLDQSLFEVLSAFGTVGLSTGITSALPTEAKGVIIACMYIGRLGPMTLGAALALRHRTRMIQLPYERPIVG